In Amphiprion ocellaris isolate individual 3 ecotype Okinawa chromosome 5, ASM2253959v1, whole genome shotgun sequence, the genomic stretch GTGAGTGACTGCAGGTGTAACATTAGTCATCTTTGCATGTAGGTTTTGCTCTCTTTATAGCTCTGAGTTATCTAAGGAAAtaagtgaaaagaaaacatattgaGCATCACTACATGCAAATATTATGTTGGTAGGTTAATTTTTGCCCTTCATAGTCATGACAGAAGAAAATCTGAGTACTTCCGAATTCAATTCAtaattaacctttaaaaaaagtagaattaatCATATACGATACTCCAGACTGACCTCCTGTCAAAATATTATGTTACAGATTTAGTAATTATTGATGCATTTTAACAAATGAAAAGTAATCTGATTTTTACATATGTGCACAAAATATGTAGTAATTTTgccatttgtttaaaaacaattgTTTGAATCTTAAGAACTAAAAGGGTCACATTGGCATACTGATATATCTAAAAATGGAACAtcaagattttaaaatgaacaaatgaattcagaaaaaacatttatcgATGCTTAAATTGATAATATAGAGGTatatttaaagttaaattattCTCATATATGTATCTATCACGTGTACACTCATATGATGTGAGGAATTTATTGTTTCCTACATGTTCCAGTGGAAAATAATGTCAACACTCTGTTCTCACTCTACTTACATGCAgaatcttaattttttttctaatctcaTTACTCCAAAGACATGAGCCTTTTGTTCTTGAATTATATTTGATAGCTACttaaactattattattattattattattattattattattattattattattattattattattattattattattattattattattattattattattattattattattattattaagtttAACTGAAATTAATTACATTGAGTTCTGTCACTTGATGAAGTATCtgcatattttacagttttgcctATTTGCTGCGCTGCTGCAAAGCTAAATTTGTCTTAGAGAGAAAATAGCTTTGCTCAGGGTGTTATGAATGTACTGATCTATGCATGTCAGGTCCTAAATTTCACACCTCAGCTTTATGGCAGAACAAATACTTTTACTCAGCTTTTATgtgaaaaaatgctaaatataatGTCAATCTAAAGCCTGGCAAAATAGCGACAACCTTTAGGAGGAAGGTATAGGGAGGATCACGTACATAACACATAATTAAGTATTAATTTGTATGCAGGTGTCTGTATAGTTTGACTAGTTAGTTACCACAGCTCTAATATTAATagcaataattaataaaaaaaaaacgattATTTTGATAATAATTTGCTGTATTGTACAATCAGGCTCTGATCATTTTGCTTTCCTAAAAAGCATGTATATAGACAACAAAGTAGTTTCTCATTGTTGGCACTTCATCATAGGACTCTGTACTGTTATGAATTGACAGATTACATGCCCTTTTAATATAAATTCTTacttttttattatcttttttctcattctgaCTTAGGCAACATGCAAGCTGCTGTGAAACAAAACCCATACAATACCgttcaatagtttggggtcacttagaaatgtccttatttttgatagaaaagcattttctttcaatgaggataacattaaattaatcagaaatacaatctagacatgtggtaaatgactattctagctggaaacagctgattcttaatggaatatctacataggggtacagaggcctgtctccagcaaccatcactccggTGTTCTAatggctaattgatgattagatcGTGCAATTAAGTTAGCacctgaataaaagtgtgagttttcatggaaaacgtgaaattacctgagtgaccccaaaattttgaatggtagtgtacataaattggtgtaaaatataaagatgattttcatgaaaaatgcaGTCATATGTTCATAATTCCAACCAGTATTTGGTGAATGTACTTACTGTTTTTTCAAGGAAACTGCTGTGCTCCACTGTCTGTTGCCAGCCGGgttgcagctaatgtttaagtgTGGGCTCTCCGTTTTGAGAGGCAATAAACCCTTTCAAAGACACCCAGAGCTGCCAAGCCTGCTTCTCTTGGGGATCGGTTTACTGACATGCATGCACTTTGGCTCTACAATGCTATAGGTTCATGAAAAGGCGCCACCAGAGATAGTGCAGCAGTGAAGCTCCCTAATCCCACCCTCAAACCTGTAATTTGAACAGCAGGGTGCTTTTGGGTCTTATTAAAAAGGGAAGTCTCATGGGAAGTGACATAGATGTGCCAAGCCTGAGCTGCTTTGCCATTAGCTTAATTGTACATGTACACTGGCTGATCTCCATCCAAACTTTTAACAAGAGGTAAGTCttgattacattttatttattaatttagttgtttttttttaaagctgtttagccttgattgttttgcatgtttgtaaATGAATGAACCAACATTTTCAAATGCTGAAAGTCTATATGAAAAAAGATTTGGCtatttttcatggttttttggtattttctaTGACACAAAAGACTGACTGCTAAAACTTTTTCTGTTCAAATCTGATCAAAAAAATAATGAGccactgttatttttaaatgtccTTTTATACTGAATCTGAGCAGAGACAAGTGAGCGTTCTCTTCTCTTTGAAACTGAGAAGTGTCACCCTGCACTCGTCATGTTTTTGCTCAGGGTGCAACTGTTGACCCTCTCTTCTTCAGTGACTCTAAACTTGGAATGATGTGTGACCCTCCCAAAAAACTATCCCCTGGGAGGTAATACAAGAAGACTGCGCATAAATTATTCACATAAAATTTTATGAATGTGAACAAGTGGCATGAATTTTGATACTTGGTTGCTATGTCCAGGCTTGACCCAGCACTCATACATTTTTGGCCAAACATTTTtcttaatacacacacatacactactgttcaaaagtttagagtcacccaggcaatttcatgttttccatgaaaatacactttcattcataataattgcacaagggttttctaatcatcaattagcctttcagcaccattatctaacacaatgtagcattagaacacaggagtgatggttgctggaaatgttcctctgtacctctatggagatattccattaaaaatcagctgtttccagctacaatagtcatttaccacattaataatgtctacactgaatttctgataaatttaatgttatcttcattaaaaaaaaaagcttttctttcagaaataaggacatttctaagtgacctcaaacttttgaacggtaatgtatgcATTTCCTGTTAAATGTTAACTCTTTCACAAAGTGACTTGCAGGTCAGCTTAAAAACTCAGCGCAATGCAggatgaaatatttattcataCCAAACCCACACACATTTTCATATGCATGACATACTATCACCAGAATCTGTAGCATAtaaattttatttcagtgtgttttctcattttagtcttttgtttagGGGAAGATTACACATTTACAGTTACTGAAAAATAGCAATTGCAACCAAACTATTACTAAACATGTGGAAGTATCTTGGATGTATTAAtgaactgaaaaacacaagcagatTATTGCTCCAGCTTTAGgtcaacaatgaaaatcagcaaATCACTGCAATTAGTGTAAAGTATGACACATTTCTTTGCTGTTTAACATAATATGgatataaatacagtatgtaCTATTGTATTTAATGCTTCCATTTATTGATGTTACacaattaaaatcaaacaatacaTGTTGGTGACTTGTTTCAGCAACATTTGTATCCCTAAGTAATTATTGTGACattaattttgaacaatttgtgAATCAAATGTAAAACAATCTAAAAAGAAGGTTTCACCAGccttaataaataataacacaatCCCCATTTGACAGGGTTGTCATACTGAAAGATACAGTGTGAATTATCAAAATTCTGGTTTAGTTTAGGGTCTTATAGCAATTCCATCATCTTGGGTATGTTTTTTATCTTAttctggaaagaaaaacaaaggaagtTGTTAGTTTAAGATTTAAACATTCTTACTATGAATATATTGCACAAAGTATAGAATGAAGCATGTTGAAACTACAGATATTTTGTGTTAAAGACTTGCCTCTGACGGTCAGTTTAGTAGAGCACTCTGCCCTTCCCATTGAGTTTTCTGCAACAATCTTGTACTCGCCGGTGTCTTTAGGTCCAACTCTCAGTATGAGCAGAGAGCAGACTCCACAGGTGTTGGAGATAAAGTAATTAGTGTTGGTATTCAGGCTGATATTGTTGCGGAGCCATGTCACAGAAGGTGTTGGATCCCCTTTCACAGCACAGCTCATATAGCATTCATAGCCCTGAGGAGCGCTGTGCATTTTCAGAGGGACGAGGAATTTGGGAGGAGACTGTAGATTACAGGGCTTCGATTCTGGCATGGTCACTTTGAACTTTTCTGGAAGAAAGGAGACGTACATCAGAATTCTGTTCATGGAACAGGAGATAGGCCTAATGATGATGTTACAAAACAGCGATTGGaaatttacattacattttggtcctatttacactactgttcaaaagtttggggtcacccaggcaatttcatgttttccatgaaaactcacacctttattcatgcactaacataactgcacaagggttttctaatcatcaatgagcctttcagcaccattagctaacacaatgtagcattagaacacaggagtgatggttgctggaaatgttcctctgtactcctatggagatattccattaaaaatcagctgtttccagctacaatagtcatttaccacattaataatgtctacactgaatttctgatacatttaatgtgatcttcattgaaaaaaaaaacttttaaatggtattGTATGTACTGCAGTTTCTCATAATCACAAAGCACAACAACATAGAAGCAGTGCTCACATACAAAAAAGTGCCAAATTAACTGGCTGAGTATCGTTATCTCTTCACATAAGCAACAAAGAAATGTGTACATGCATGAAAGGAATAAGGGATACAGGACAAAGTGAGGGTGGTATTTGACTGCTGGTGAGGCTTAAGAGATTGTTTTATTGCCCCCAAAATACCAACCTGCATTGTTGCACTGACCTATGCCCTACTGCTTAAAACACTTTACTAGATGTTTCTGTAGGTATAAACTTCATCTGCATACAAAATTAGAATCATACGTAAGCACagaaacatttctgtaaatTGGCACAGTACACAGTACACCTACAGCACAGTGTATATCTGGTCTCATAACATCATTGATGCTTTGAAAAGCTGTTATACAGTTAATATGAAAGTACTGCATTTGATTCAggtttcatttttgtgaaaaatacaaaaaatttgttttttcaacTACAGATATTGGTCTACTTGGACCCATTTTACACACCTTTTTTGGTAGAAATCAGCCATTTTGGTGACTCAGAGGGTTTTGAGGAGCCCATGTCATTCTTTGCGTAGACTCTGAACTGGTATTCTCTCCCTGGCATTATGTTGCAGGCTGTGAATTTATTGTTGAAGATTCGGTCTGCAACTGTGTTCCATGTTCTTTTGTTGGAATCACGCTTCATCACCATGTAGTGCAGCCTATCATCACGCTTCTCATCAGGGGATGCAGTCCATGAAACGGTCACTGTGCCAGGCACGTTTTCATCAACCTCCACAGGACCTGGTGGTTTAGGCTCATCTGGTGGTCAAAtacaagttttgttttctttttagctGCAGTATATGGAACAGAAGTCGAGTATTTATACAGTACAATGGTGCAACAGTGCAGCAAACTCACCTGTGACTCTAATTTCAATACTGATTGTTTCTTGACCAACAATATTTTTGACAATGATAGTGTAGATTCCAGTATCTGTGCGCTCAGCAGAAGGAATCAGAAGCTGAGATGTGCCCTCTGCATTGCTGATGGTCACTTTTTTAGACACTGGCACTCCATCTTTCAGCCAGGTTACCTCTGGCCAAGGGGAAGCCTACAAAGAAtgccaaaatatatttttatgagaCTTGCAAGAAGATAGAATGAAATCACTATATATGCTATTTCATACATTACCTCAAAGTTAATATTGAATCGTGCAGAATTTCCTGCTCTCACCACCATGAAGCTCTTGATTTTGGCATCTGTGAATCGTGGCCTCACTACATAAACAGCAGGGTGAAAGCTGGTCATGTGTCATTCATTTTGACAACAacaattgttgtgtttttttttttttttgaggaagaATAAGATATTATAGACCAGAcaaatcacatctttgcactccaaaaatacaaaacaaatctTCAGCTGAGATACTATATATTATAGTTGagcagatatttattttaatttattattgatCCCAATGTGCCTCTGTGGCCATAATTAAACCAAATAGTACCAGAAGATTGAACTGGACAAACGTTTCtatgcttgtgttgttttcatttttttttttgatgattcaAAAACCTAATATCTAGAAATTATTGCTTTCTTAACTTGAGTCATATGACACTTTGAAATAATAAACCAagaattaatgaatgaatttgTCACAATTGAACTCATTATTAATTACACAGTCATACTTTATATGTGTATAGCATTATTAGAGTCCCTGTAATCACAGTATTGAATGCTCTAACTGTATGATAGGAGTAACTGAAGTGATTTTTCTCACCAGGAGGGGGCATAGCGAGGATGTAATTATCCAGCTCCTGTggctctccttctcctccatcatTAGTAGCAACGACTCTCACCCAGTACATGCCCATCGACTTCATGCCTTTCACTGTATAGGTATTCATGGTTATTGCATTAGAATTGCAGCGATCCCATTCTGTGTTCTCAGCAGGCCTGATTTCCACATAATATCCCTTAGCTTCATCTTCAACCCCCTCAATGTCCTTGGGTTTGGTCCAAGACAGAGACAGGGTTGTGTAGGTAGAATCTGTCACTTTAAAGTCAATGACTTTACCAGGAGGCTCTGCAACATAGATCAAAGTCAGTCATGTATATATTTAATGCTTCATACAGTCTAAAAGATGGCATTTGTAAATGTCCACCTACTTTTAGGGTCTCTGGCAAACACAAACTCAGATGGTGTGCTGAATTCACCGGCTCCAGAGTTATTGATTGCTGACACACGGAATTCATACTCCATGCCTTCCACCACGTCTTTTACAGCACATCCTTTACCTATATAGGGAATGTTCCAGCAGTATATCATTAGACCACCACCTCCAAGTGTCAAGCTGTGATAATACGAGCAAACAGATATGATAGGTGAATAACTGAGTCACCTTTGATCATTTCTTCGGGTGGGTTGACTTGGCCCCACAGGTTGCTGCCCTTCTTGCGTTTCTCAAGGTTGTACCCCAGAATATTGGTTCCTCCAGTGTTAGAAGGAGGACTCCAGGTCAGGTTGATGCAGTCCTTAAAGGCAGTGACAACCTTTGGTGCAGATGGGGGTCCAGGGTATGCTGGTGTACAGAAAAGATGAGATTATTTCTTTGAGTCTGTAACTAGAGTTTGTGTACTGCCGAGGAATTGATCACAATTTCTGgttaatacagttaaaaattgGATCACTACCATAACTTCACTATATGATAAATGTATGGTTATGTAAAAACAGTCCGGTCACTCCAGAAAGTGACACAGAAATCCAGTATTCTTTaggaaagagacaaaactacagGCATTATGATGATGATTGCTaccaaaaaaactttttcctCTCACAATTGTACCTAATTTCAATAACTTGAgtatacaaaaatgacaaaaatgctcTACAAACATACAAATTTACAGAATATTAACTTGGCTACCAGCGAGACAATAAGTTTGCAGAGTTTCTTTTGCAGATATGTGCTCTAAATTCCTGTCAAGAAGAAAGGTTTCTTCTTGATTTGTGAAAGATGTCATACTTGCAGGAGATTTAAATATTTGATGGTTCAGCTCacctaaaaataaaagctgagctGTTTCCTGTACTATAAGTTTAGTTTGCTGTTGAGTAGTATTAATAATTTGCTGATCAAGTTGACCAAAGCTCATGTCGATATGTCTGATATGCGCTCTTCATCTGCAAACAAATTTGTTGATCCATttgcaatttcattttttgatgaattttgatGAACTCTGAAAAAGTGAAGATTTAATGCTGACcccatttcagtcatttcaggCTGTTCTTACCTTTTGTACCAGCTTGAATGTCCTCTGTTTCCATCAGCTCACTGGTGCCcatctcagtctccactctgaTGCGGTAGCAGTACCTCCTGCCGTGGTCCACATCGAGGTCCCTGTATTTGGCCTCCGGACCAATTGGCCCTACTTTCTTCCAGGTGTTGCGACCGACTTGTTGTCTTTCAAGGATGTAGTTGCCTATCTTGCAGCCACCGCTGTCTTTTGGGGGTCTCCACTTGAAGTCAATTGCAGAGGAGGAAGCTTCAACAATCTCCAGGGGGCCCATTGGAGGAGTGGGTTTATCTGGTAGAAAACAAAGTACAGCACACATTACCttaagtttgacaaaaataccTCATATATAGTATGATTTGTTGCTTACTTTCTATATGAAtgcaaaacactgaatgaaaaaagtCTGTGGTTTTCACAGAGTGTGTTTTATACATACCCAGTACAATAAGCTGGCTGAGGGCCTCCACAGTGCCAAACTCATTTTTAAGTTTAATCTTCACTTCACCGCTGTCTTTGCGCTGCAGCTTCATTAGAAGCAAACGAGTACATCCGTCTGAGTGCTCGAGCTTGATGGTGGATTCATCAGAAAGCTCTTCACCCTCGAGGTACCACTGAACTTTTATTGGTTCCCGTCCAATGTAAGATAATTTGAAAGTAGCCTTGTGTCCTTTTTTCACAGTTACAGGAGTTTTAAATGCTTCCAGTTCCTCAGTATCAAATCGGGGTGGATCTAAATTGAGCCATGAAAAAATAGAGATACAAATATTTCAAGCACAGATATGTTATCTAGTTATATACATTAGACAGACTAAGGAGTAATATgcagttttctaaaaaaaattattttcatccAGACCTGCAGGCAGTCTATAAAGAATGATGCAAGGCCCGTTTTCAAATAAGTATATTTGTCAGACAAATGTTTTTACCTTCAACCGCAATTGTGGCCTCAGTCTTCCGCCCATCTGCCTCAAATTTATATGTTCCAGCAAATTCCTCAGTGACTTTGTGAATTTTCAGCCTGTGGAAACTTCCCTCTTTTGAAATAGTGATACCCTCAGATGATTTcacctgagaaaaaaaaaccaaaacatacattacagcaaaacaacaaataaagaagACATGAAGGTGTACATTACTATGATGATAACAATACATATTCAGCTTTATTGCTGCACCTGCATGCTAGATAATGACTGTATTAACATACAGGACGtacctcctctccatctttGTACCAGATTCCCTCACACTCTTCACTGCTCAGTTTACACTCCAGCTCTGCTGCTTCTCCAATGATGGCTTTGCAGTCTGACAGGCCAGCATGAAAGTGAACTCCAGGGTCTGAGGATTCATCAACAAGCAAGTTAGTGAATGCACATGTCACACTGCTTACAGTCTACATACAATTCATTGTTGTAATTGTGAATGTACAATTACAATGATGTCATGCATTCATGTGTATACGGATGCATGGGCTACTCACTTGTATGTAATCCAAGTATCTACACACTTACCTCACTTTTGAAACAGCAACAGTTTGCATCTTCTTTCAACATTTCTGCTGATATGTGCTTTATTATCTACTCATAAAACACTCAAAATATCACATTTGAAGACAATTTATAAGGGATGTAAGAAGTGAGCATTAGACTGAAACTTGATGAAGATGTCTTCTTTGTTAAAGTTAGCTTGAGTGTCTTGTTTGGCCTTCTTCATCTTTAAGGAGTTGAACTCTTGGCACAGCTCATAAGAACATCTTCACAGAGTTATTCATTTGCCTCTGTTTGCTTAATTGGCTTTGGAAGAAAGACAGACTCTTAAGATGTAAAATTTTCCTCGTGGGACACTGACAATTTCCTGGACAGTGCAAGATGGATCATTTTTTCTGTGTGACGGGAATTCAGTCTtcagtcacataaaaaaaaaaaaaatggtttagaACATGGTCTTCCTCCAAGGTCAGCTCAGTGTCTTCTATCTTCCAGCTATGTAAGAGTGTGTTGAAACACAAGTGTTTCCGTTGTGTCAAATACACAATCGGTTCTGCAgttgctcatttaaatatttaacctCAATGCACCGACTCATCCTggattaacatttaaaaaggcAAGCAAGGATGTtaacacagatgcacacagagCACAGATGCGTTTTAacatcgcacacacacacacacacacatacacacacacacacacacacgcacacacagtcaTGGTCTTCAAACGAATACATAAGAGACACAGgttgacaaaaataaactgtctgcTGATATCCAACCTGTAAGTCAGAGAAGTAAAAATATGTAACCAAAGCTGTTctattatttacaaaaacataagtaaagtatgttttttattaattccactTTTGCAACAACTGAGAAAAATAATTATGCTGTATGCTATacggaaaaaaaacattagtgtATCAGATTTGATTAGCGTCTTGAGGCACACTCAAGGTTACTTCCACACTAGTTGCACTCTGATCAGTCTAAAACACCATTTAACCAATTAGAGATCAAATATTATTATACTATTCAGTGGTGTCACACCTTTATTCTGTTAACCCTCAAACCACTGGGAAAGTCATTTACTCACGAAATGACTTTGTGCAGTGACAGTGCTTCCCATGCAGCAGTTAAAGCAACGCCCATAATCTTACCACTAACTGTCTCCACGATCAATGGGCCATGCCGTTTACGGCCTGAACGTTTgccagctgctgctgccggcTCACCACCGTCCTCACTCTCACCATTTTCATCACTGCCTGCTGCTGGCCCGCTGCCATTAGCACCACTGGCATCACTTGCTTCTGTGCTTTGTTCTTTTCAGTTTTAGGGGATATCATCGTAATTACCATCAATCCAATGTTTCTCATTTGCTGTTGCCTTACAAATAACATtaatgaaaacagcaacaataataattaaaatgtcGACATAGAAGATGAAAACAAGATATACAGCAGCAACAGGAATAACAAACATAAACTTTAATGCAAAGGAACAGGGTTGTGGAAAAGGTGAGATCCAACTTGCATCTTGTAAGCATCACTTGTGGCATGGATGCATTATGCTGCATCACAGATGATCGTAATATTTCTGTCTctccaaaaaacaacagaattcaAAATCTGCCAGTAACAGATACATTTTAGGCTCTAAAGtacatacacacagatacatCTGTTAGTGAGTCACCTTTTCCATTTATCTTCTACATGGACAAATTCATACATGAAATGTAGCTGCAAGCAGCAATGAGGGGGCCAAGCAGTTCAGCAAGGCACCGTTGCCATGACAACTTGATCTGATCATGTTAAAAGCATGGCTGTAACCACttatagcattttttaaatgtaaattaccTTAAGAATGGTTGTTAGCAATGTGATGTCACATTCAGTTTGACTGTTTTGGACTAGATGGAGCATGTGGAGTTTTGGATGTGTAGGCTCTAAGCACTGCAGCAGTTATCTGTACCACTGCTTTGAACTCTGCTTCATCCAAGGACTTCAATGCTGTCTTAGTTTTAAAAATTGAGCTTATggtatactaccgttcaaaaggggtcacttggaaatgtccttagttttgaaagaaaagcatatttttcaatgaaggtaagattaaattaatcacaaacacagtctagacattgttgatgtggtaaatgactattctagctggaaatggatgatgtttaatggaatatttatataaggatacagaggaacatttccagcaaccatcactcctgtgttctaatgctacattgtgttagctaatggtgttgaaaagctagttgatgattagaaaacccttgtgcagttatgttagcacatgaatgaaagtgtgaaatgaaattgtctgggtgaccccaaacttttgaatggtagtgtatagcCATGAACACGCCTCCAGCATTGGTGGCGCTATAGTGCTACACGCTTGGTGAAACTTGGTGAAACAATTAGGGGACTGTCCTCAATCAGTGTGCCACATGTCTTACTTCTTAACTCCTCTACTTACTAATAACTACACTTCCTACCTTGTGTTTCTCTGAGCTGCAGTAGATGTcagcagaagaagatgaaggatgATGTTTAAGAAAAGGTACAAACACAATGGGTGCTTATGTAGCTTTGTTGCATTGGTCCCCACATAACCAACGTATGCTCATGTACAACAGCACAAggacaaacatgaaaacacacacattatatacacaaaacacaaatatagacacacatctatatttttataaaagattagatgaaagaaaatgcagaatttgGCATAGCATTTCTGCACCttactgcacaaaaacaaacatttaacaaaatgcagacatttagaATTGTGATTTATTAATCAAAACTTGCTAAATTATTAATTGGCTATGTACCAAATTTAGCAGATAGTTAATAAGTTAACACTTAAAGCCCAGGGTTTTCAACTGTTTCTGGACTGAAAACCATGTAATCTGTTAAAACACACGACACATGAATACTATACTGTTCTGTACACTTTGTCAGCTCTAGACCTGCAAgatttttttgagaaataatAAACGGAACTCATAATTCATCTTATTTATCCTGGATAAAACTAattcaattatttttgtttgacaAAATCTTCCTGGGATTTGTTCATATGCACCCCATGGAGCTTTAAGCTAATCATCCTGTtagcagagcagagcagtaAAGAGCTTTGCAGAGTGTCAGTGGCTTGTATGGTTGATAGTCGGCCTATATACAATAATTGTTAATGCAGCTTCATTAACAATTACAATGTATAATGAAAAAGTTAGGAAGTGTTTAGAATGCCCTACAGTCGTGATGTCAGTCATTTCATTGCCAATGACTTTCTAGTCAGTAAGCTGTTTGCAGCATGCGACTTTTGACATCTCTTACCAACAACAGCTTCTTCAACcgccacatttttcttttttaggcGTTTTCCTTTTTTCGCAGATTTTGCACCTTGTCGATTTGTAGTTTCCTCATCATTATTATCCCCTAATAGTAATGATAAATAGCAGTTTTATACAGAATAGACATTGTTCTGAATCTATACAGAACCTTATGATGACTCCACTCTCAATAAACAGATAATTTTTTTGAAgttcttgtttttcattgtcCTTCATAAAAGTATAACTGTT encodes the following:
- the igfn1.1 gene encoding immunoglobulin-like and fibronectin type III domain-containing protein 1.1 isoform X3, encoding MIDGSEGVHPDDKGIKKKSKVPGVMITQFKEELPEGMSTPDFTRKPIALTIQEGKFGVFKAIVVGTPTPAVTWSRANAEIQFHPDVCLQKYDEASHEHTLEFPKVAPEDADTYKCFATNEYGRAVCTVVLNVISVGFSKTKELQKVQGEDAVDFRKKLKKRNPDGTREEKPMEPEEKVWEILLSAEKKDYEKICSDYGITDFRGMLKRLTEMKKEREEEIAEFVSHISTLKHIEVNDDDCATIELDMDLKDPSSKIFLYKNGVMVPFTKEDSEGMKHSLKQVGKKYIFTIKKLGTEDAGLYSVDVEGVNVFSTDFKVPEVDFAVKIQEVKAEEREDALFQCVLTAPMNEIKWFGKNTPLSNGDKHEITVSEDKLIHKLIVRDCLPLDAGIYAAVAGIKSCNAWLVVEADKDPASKGKKAARKTTMAGGGNDEDLLKIAKEQQERYQKEMEEKLEIAKKAQEEREAAEAVARAEAEAAKKAEAEAKAAAKAAAKEAAKAKRAAAAKAAAAAKRAKQNEAGGAGSAAGGAGGAAGSVGAGGAGGAAGSVGAGGAAGSVGAGGAAGAAGAGTGGGAGGGAGGGADGSGAGAGGADGEGLGEDFDGEDFDEEDFDSFEDSDVDIEGDGGEGGRGGKRRGKGEKGGDGGDGGEGEDGGEREEGGEGGKRKKRERDGPLVPDTVTGDNNDEETTNRQGAKSAKKGKRLKKKNVAVEEAVVEQSTEASDASGANGSGPAAGSDENGESEDGGEPAAAAGKRSGRKRHGPLIVETVSDPGVHFHAGLSDCKAIIGEAAELECKLSSEECEGIWYKDGEEVKSSEGITISKEGSFHRLKIHKVTEEFAGTYKFEADGRKTEATIAVEDPPRFDTEELEAFKTPVTVKKGHKATFKLSYIGREPIKVQWYLEGEELSDESTIKLEHSDGCTRLLLMKLQRKDSGEVKIKLKNEFGTVEALSQLIVLDKPTPPMGPLEIVEASSSAIDFKWRPPKDSGGCKIGNYILERQQVGRNTWKKVGPIGPEAKYRDLDVDHGRRYCYRIRVETEMGTSELMETEDIQAGTKAYPGPPSAPKVVTAFKDCINLTWSPPSNTGGTNILGYNLEKRKKGSNLWGQVNPPEEMIKGKGCAVKDVVEGMEYEFRVSAINNSGAGEFSTPSEFVFARDPKKPPGKVIDFKVTDSTYTTLSLSWTKPKDIEGVEDEAKGYYVEIRPAENTEWDRCNSNAITMNTYTVKGMKSMGMYWVRVVATNDGGEGEPQELDNYILAMPPPVRPRFTDAKIKSFMVVRAGNSARFNINFEASPWPEVTWLKDGVPVSKKVTISNAEGTSQLLIPSAERTDTGIYTIIVKNIVGQETISIEIRVTDEPKPPGPVEVDENVPGTVTVSWTASPDEKRDDRLHYMVMKRDSNKRTWNTVADRIFNNKFTACNIMPGREYQFRVYAKNDMGSSKPSESPKWLISTKKEKFKVTMPESKPCNLQSPPKFLVPLKMHSAPQGYECYMSCAVKGDPTPSVTWLRNNISLNTNTNYFISNTCGVCSLLILRVGPKDTGEYKIVAENSMGRAECSTKLTVRE